The following coding sequences lie in one Cyanobacterium sp. Dongsha4 genomic window:
- a CDS encoding bifunctional 4-hydroxy-2-oxoglutarate aldolase/2-dehydro-3-deoxy-phosphogluconate aldolase: MLDRWLSVLQKNRLIAVIRCNNLELGRKQAHAMAKAGVKLIEVTGNSYQPLELISTLRDELPSCYIGAGTILSHDFLTNAIASGIQFCFTPHFDPDLLALAHYHNIPMIPGALSPTEIITAFNYGAKTVKVFPIQSVGGVTYLKNILAPLPHIPLIPTGGVNITNAVDYIKAGAIAIGLASDLFPTDLIMEDNWQEITNRARQLSENLRKL, from the coding sequence ATGTTAGATCGTTGGCTTTCTGTTTTACAAAAAAATCGTTTAATTGCGGTAATTAGGTGTAACAATTTGGAGTTAGGCAGAAAACAGGCTCATGCTATGGCAAAAGCAGGAGTTAAGTTAATTGAGGTGACGGGAAATAGTTATCAACCATTGGAGTTAATTTCCACTTTAAGAGATGAGTTACCTTCTTGTTATATCGGTGCTGGTACAATTTTAAGTCATGATTTTTTGACAAATGCGATCGCATCTGGGATACAATTTTGTTTTACCCCTCATTTTGATCCAGATTTATTAGCTTTAGCTCATTATCATAATATTCCGATGATACCGGGTGCTTTGTCTCCCACAGAAATTATCACAGCTTTTAATTATGGTGCAAAAACCGTTAAAGTTTTCCCCATTCAGTCGGTAGGGGGTGTTACTTACCTGAAAAATATTCTTGCTCCTTTACCCCATATTCCTCTTATTCCTACGGGGGGAGTAAATATAACTAATGCTGTTGATTATATCAAAGCAGGTGCGATCGCGATCGGATTAGCCAGTGATTTATTTCCCACTGATTTAATAATGGAGGATAACTGGCAAGAAATTACAAATCGTGCGAGACAACTATCGGAAAACCTGAGAAAACTTTAG
- a CDS encoding circadian clock protein KaiA has translation MISENPLSSRLSICIFAPETKIVHSLTELLSGDRYDLHILNSASELGGFVVNNKENLDCLIILKNDLSIPIINEFYEQGLILPVIILEPDNLENPSLIEHNSNPIPLELTTDTPIGNHTFHTAEVKLTLNRLNHINHYIDKAITQFLHLAPSCSITENPGNQNTHKKIEEKQNFLLLQQRRLAEKLKERLGYLGVYYKRNPSYFYRHLSQTEKEEFITQMGEQYRQIILEYFNQENEVNQAIDQFVNQAFFADLSVSQILEIHMELMDEFAQQLKLEGRNEDILLDYRLALIDIIAHLCEMYRRSIPKEDLPFDVLFTVD, from the coding sequence GTGATTAGTGAAAATCCCTTGTCTTCAAGATTATCAATCTGTATTTTTGCCCCCGAAACCAAAATTGTACACTCTTTAACAGAATTATTGAGTGGCGATCGCTATGATTTGCATATACTTAATTCTGCCAGTGAATTGGGAGGCTTTGTCGTAAACAATAAAGAAAACCTCGATTGTCTTATTATCCTCAAAAACGATTTAAGTATTCCCATTATCAACGAGTTTTATGAACAGGGATTGATTTTACCTGTGATTATTCTTGAACCAGATAACCTTGAAAACCCTTCTTTGATAGAACATAACTCTAACCCTATTCCTCTGGAATTAACCACTGATACGCCTATAGGGAATCACACTTTTCATACTGCAGAAGTTAAATTAACACTAAATAGATTAAATCATATTAATCACTATATAGATAAGGCAATTACTCAATTTTTACATCTTGCCCCTAGTTGCTCAATTACGGAAAATCCGGGGAATCAAAATACCCATAAAAAAATAGAAGAAAAGCAGAATTTTTTACTATTACAACAGAGAAGACTAGCTGAAAAGCTAAAAGAAAGACTAGGTTATTTAGGGGTTTATTATAAGCGTAATCCTAGTTATTTTTATCGTCATCTTTCCCAGACGGAAAAGGAAGAATTTATCACACAAATGGGGGAACAATATCGCCAAATTATTCTTGAATATTTTAATCAGGAAAATGAAGTTAATCAAGCGATAGATCAATTTGTTAATCAGGCATTTTTTGCAGACTTATCTGTTTCTCAAATATTAGAAATTCACATGGAATTAATGGATGAATTTGCTCAACAATTAAAATTAGAGGGAAGAAATGAAGATATTTTATTAGATTATCGTCTCGCATTAATTGACATAATTGCTCATCTTTGCGAAATGTATCGTCGTTCAATTCCTAAAGAAGATTTACCTTTTGATGTTCTCTTTACAGTAGATTAA
- the kaiB gene encoding circadian clock protein KaiB, producing the protein MSPIKKTYVLKLYVAGNTPNSVRALKTLKNILEEEFKGVYALKVIDVLKNPQLAEEDKILATPTLSKVLPPPVRKIIGDLSDREKVLIGLDLLYEEIRERE; encoded by the coding sequence ATGAGTCCTATCAAAAAAACCTATGTCCTCAAATTATATGTAGCGGGAAATACTCCTAATTCCGTTAGGGCTTTAAAAACTCTAAAAAATATCCTTGAAGAAGAATTTAAGGGTGTATATGCCCTGAAAGTAATTGATGTTTTGAAAAATCCTCAATTGGCGGAAGAAGATAAAATTCTAGCCACTCCTACTTTATCAAAAGTTTTACCTCCTCCAGTGAGAAAAATTATTGGAGATTTATCGGATCGAGAAAAAGTTTTAATTGGCCTTGATTTATTATATGAAGAAATAAGAGAGAGAGAATAG